Below is a genomic region from Halobacterium sp. CBA1132.
AAACGGGCGAAACACGCCGCTAACGCGCGTTTCCCGCGGTTTTACTGGCTCTCCCTCCGGTAAAATTAAATACGTCGTCACCCTACACCCATAGAGAGATGTCACAGAATCTATTGGGGACGAGCGTCGACGCCGTCGTCCGCACCGTCCTCGACGCCGAACCCGGCGAGCTGTTCGTCGTGAACCCCGCCGGAGAGACCGTCGAGGAACTGGTCGACGTCGCCAACGCCTACGAGGGAGAGCTTCCGACCATCCGACTGCTCGGCGACGAGCGCACGCTGAAAGACGTCACCGACGACTTCATCGTCGCGAGCAACGCCGCGAACCTCGTCGAAGACGGCGCGCTGGAACTGCGCGTGTTCGAGGGCGACGCGCGCTCCTCGATGCTCGTCACGGAGGACCGAACCGTCGCGCTCGTTGAGGTCGGCGGCCTCGTCGGCGGCCTCACCACCGACGACGCCGAGTTCGCCGAGACCGCCTACGACGCCGTCGCCGACGACTGGGCCGCCGCCGGGCAGTTCACGCTCCGCACGCCCGCCATCGACCGCGTCCGACAGACGCTCGGTGACGACATCAGCCCGGAGGTCGAGGAGGACTTCGAGAGCGTACTCGCCTCGATGGAGACCGCACGCGGTGACGGCGACGGCCTCGACGAAGTCACCGTCAGTCTGCTGGTCGCCGCGAAGAACCGCGAACTCCTCTACGACATCAGCA
It encodes:
- the tbsP gene encoding transcriptional regulator TbsP; amino-acid sequence: MSQNLLGTSVDAVVRTVLDAEPGELFVVNPAGETVEELVDVANAYEGELPTIRLLGDERTLKDVTDDFIVASNAANLVEDGALELRVFEGDARSSMLVTEDRTVALVEVGGLVGGLTTDDAEFAETAYDAVADDWAAAGQFTLRTPAIDRVRQTLGDDISPEVEEDFESVLASMETARGDGDGLDEVTVSLLVAAKNRELLYDISKWGEDVGIASKATFSRTKTKLEDLGLIDTEKVPIDVGRPRLRLKLADERLEDAPSAELANVAQSVLS